The Nocardia vinacea genome contains the following window.
GCGGTCGGCGACGGCGACGCGGCCGAAGTCCGCGCTCGTCGCGCCGTAGACGTGCATATACCTGCGGGCGACCATGGCCACCTGCGCGGCCGGTGTCCCCAACCCCTGTGGATAGGACCAGCCCGCATCGATGCCCGAGGAGGTCGGCGCGGTGGCCAGCGCGGTGGAGAACTGGCCGAAGCGCGATACCGAACGCTCGTTGAAGGCGCGATAGGCGACAACCACATCGGCGACGCCGGTGGCGACCGCCATGGCGGCCTGTTGAATGGTGGCGCAGGCCGCACCGCCGCCATATCCGATGTGGCTGAAGAACTTCAGCTGCGAGATACCGACAGCGCGTGCCACGGCCGCCTGGGTATTGGTATCCATGGTGAAGGTGGTCAGGCCGTCCACATCGGCGGGTGTGAGGCCCGCGTCGGCGAGCGCTGCGGTGACCGCCTCGGCGGCCAAGCGCAATTCGCTGCGGCCGGAGTCCTTGGAGAAGTCGGTGGCGCCGATGCCGACAATGGCGGCGCGGCCGGAAATCCCGGTGGTGCTGTCAGCGGTCATCATGGCCTCCGCAGTGCGATAACGGCTTTCGCCGTGATGTGGTCACCGAGGCTGTCGCGGCCGACGACATCGATATGGATGTCGTCGCCGTGGATCGCGGAGACGGTGCCGGAAAGTGTCAGGGTGTCACCGGCATACAGCGGTACGCCCAGGCGCAGCGCGACCGATTTGACGATAGCGCGTGGTCCGGCCCAGTCGGTGACGTAGCGCTGCACCAGCCCGGTATCGGTGAGGATATTTACGAAGATGTCCTTGGAACCGCGGGCGACCGCCTTGTCCCTGTCGTGGTGCACATCCTGAAAGTCCCTGGTGGCCAAGGCCGTACTGATCACGAAGGTCGGATCGGCGGTAATGACCAACTCGGGCAGCGCGGTGCCGACCTCGATCGTGGCCGGTTCGACGTAGGTCATGCGATCACCCGCCAAACCGGCAGCACGGCTTCGTCGTCGAGCTTCTCGAACTCGACCTGCACCGGCAGGCCGATCTTCACCTCGGCCGGATCGACGCCGCGCAATTCACCGAGCATGCGCACACCCTCTTCCAATTCGACCAGCGCTACCACGAAAGGCAGTTGCCGCCCAGGCACTTTCGGCGCGTGATGTACGACGTAACTGAACACTTCACCGCGCCCGGAGGCGACGACATAGTCGGTCTGCTCCGACTTGTCCTGCCACAGTGCCGGAATCGGCGGATGCCGCAGTGTGCCGTCCGGCAGCCGCTGGATCCGCAGCTCCCCGACCTTGGTGCCCTCCCAGAAGAATTCGGTATCCCAGGAAACCAGCGGTTTGACCCGGTCGCCCGTGGGCGCTTTCGGGGCGGTGCCGGTACCGGGCGCGAATTTCAGCATCCGCCAGAGCATTTCGGCGACCACCTCGTCGCCCACCTGCCAACTGATCTGGAAGGTGATGAACCACCCTTCACCGAGCGCGGTCCGCTTCGGGCCGCGGATATCGCACAGCCTGCTGGTCACCGCCACTTGCTCACCGACATTCAGGTATCGGTGGTAGGTCTGCTGACAGTCGGTCGCGACCACCGAGGTGAAGCCCGCGCTGTCCAACAGCTCGATGACCTGGTTCGTAGGATCGTCCGCCGCGCGGGAACCATTGAGCCCGAGCATGGTCCAGACCTGGATCATGGCGGGCGGCGCCACGGTGCCGGGATGTCCGGCGGCACGCGCGGCATCCTCGTCGACGTAGATCGGATTCCGATCCCCGAGCGCCTCCACCCAGTTGTTGATCATCGGCTGGTTCACCGGGTCACGCCCGAGGCGTGGCGCGCAATCACCCGCCGCGATGATCTTCTCGGCGGCTTCGGTAATCGCTTCCGGAGTCATGGTTTCCGGCACGCGCGGCTCCTTGTTGTCGTCCGTACCGCGCATCGGCGCGGATTCATCGAGGTACCCGAGGCAGTTTCAGCCCGGAGGAGGCGACCAGTTCGCGCATCACCTCATTGACGCCGCCGCCGAAGGTCACCACCAGATTCTGTTTGGTTCTGCGGTCCAGCCAGGTCAGCAGTTCGGCGGTGTCCGGATCGGCCGGATCGCCGTAATGCCCGACGGTCTCCTCGGCCAACCGACCCGCCTCCTGCAGCGATTCGGTGGAATACACCTTGGTTGCCGAGGCATCGGCGATGACGGTGGCCTGGTCACCGTCGACGGTCGCCGCGACCTGCCAGTTCAACAGTTCGTTGAGCCGAGCGATGGCGTGGATGCGACCGAGCGAGCGGCGCACATCGGCCTCGGCGAGCACACCCCGCGACTGGGCCCATTCGTGCACCCGGTCGTAGAGCTGTTCGATCTTGCCGGACGGGCCGAGGCTCACCCGCTCGTGATTGAGCTGGGTGGTGATCAGTCGCCATCCCTTGTTCTCCTCGCCCACCAGCATGTTGGCGGGCACCCGGACATTGTCGAAATACGTGGCGTTGGTGTGGTGCGCACCATCGCAGGTGATGATCGGCGTCCAGGAATAGCCGGGATCCTTGGTATCCACGATCAGGATCGTGATGCCCCGGTGCCGTGACTCGACCGAGCCGGTGCGGCAGGCCAGCCAGACATAGTCGGCCTCATGCGCACCGGTGGTGAAGATCTTCTGCCCGTTGATGATCCAATCGCCGGATTCGTCGCGCACGGCACTCGTGCGCAGCGAGGCGAGGTCGGTGCCCGCCTCCGGTTCGGAGTAGCCGATTGCGAAATGAACATCGCCGGAAAGGATTCCGGGCAGGAACTTCGCCTTCTGCTCGTCGGTGCCGAAGCTCTGCAGCGTCGGCCCGACCGTCAACAAGGTGACCAGCGGCAGCGGAACATCCGCGCGCACCGCCTCATTGAAGAAGATCTGCTGTTCCATCGGCCCGAAACCCTGGCCGCCGAACTCCTTCGGCCAACCGACCCCGAGCCAACCGTCCGCACCCATCCGGCGCACCACCGCACGGTAGGCGTCACCGTGGCGGTTGATCGCCATCTCGGCCTCCTCCTCGGGAGTCACGAGATCGGCGAAGTACGCGCGCAATTCATCGCGCAGCTTGCGTTGCTCCGCGGTCAGGTCGATGAACATCTGGCCCCCAATCGATCGAGTCGGAACGATTCGCCGCCGAGCCAGCGGGCGATGTCCTTGGCCTGCGAGTAGTAGCGGTGCATCGGATGGGTCACATCGACCCCGAGGCCACCGTGCAAGTGATGGCATTTCTGCATGGCGGCGGGCAGTTCCGACGCCACGGTGTAGGCGAGCACATCGAGGTCGTCATCGATGCGCTCTTGATGCGGCGGCGTCGAATCGGACTGTGCCAGTGCCCAGCTCGCCGAAACCGCGGCGGCGTGCAGGGTCCGCGAGACGACGTACACATCGGCGATCTGCTGTGCGACGGCTTGGAATTCGGCGAGCGGCCGATTGAACTGCCGTCGGGTCCGCAAATGCTCGGCGGTGAGCACGAGCGCACCTTTGAGCAGTCCGTCCGCGGTCGCGCCGATCGATGCGATGGCCAACCGGTGCAGTTCACCGATGCCGCCGGGCAGCAATTGCTCGGCCGGAATCTCGACCTGGTCCAGGCGCACCGAACATTCCGGAATCCCGCCGGAAACCGGTGACGGCGTCAGGGTGAGCCCCATCGAATCCGAATCAACCAGTGCGATACCGGAATTCGTCGGAACCAAGAGCCAACGCGCCTGCTCCGCATACGGCACCGCCACCTTGCGACCGGTGATTCGCACCGTGTCACCATCGGAAACCGCGGTGGTCTCCGGCTTGACCACGAACGGATTCGCGCGCTCGCTGAGCGCGGCGGTGAGCACCGCGCCCTTGGCGACCTCCGGATAGACCCGC
Protein-coding sequences here:
- a CDS encoding MaoC family dehydratase codes for the protein MTYVEPATIEVGTALPELVITADPTFVISTALATRDFQDVHHDRDKAVARGSKDIFVNILTDTGLVQRYVTDWAGPRAIVKSVALRLGVPLYAGDTLTLSGTVSAIHGDDIHIDVVGRDSLGDHITAKAVIALRRP
- a CDS encoding bifunctional MaoC family dehydratase N-terminal/OB-fold nucleic acid binding domain-containing protein, translated to MTPEAITEAAEKIIAAGDCAPRLGRDPVNQPMINNWVEALGDRNPIYVDEDAARAAGHPGTVAPPAMIQVWTMLGLNGSRAADDPTNQVIELLDSAGFTSVVATDCQQTYHRYLNVGEQVAVTSRLCDIRGPKRTALGEGWFITFQISWQVGDEVVAEMLWRMLKFAPGTGTAPKAPTGDRVKPLVSWDTEFFWEGTKVGELRIQRLPDGTLRHPPIPALWQDKSEQTDYVVASGRGEVFSYVVHHAPKVPGRQLPFVVALVELEEGVRMLGELRGVDPAEVKIGLPVQVEFEKLDDEAVLPVWRVIA
- a CDS encoding acyl-CoA dehydrogenase family protein, which gives rise to MFIDLTAEQRKLRDELRAYFADLVTPEEEAEMAINRHGDAYRAVVRRMGADGWLGVGWPKEFGGQGFGPMEQQIFFNEAVRADVPLPLVTLLTVGPTLQSFGTDEQKAKFLPGILSGDVHFAIGYSEPEAGTDLASLRTSAVRDESGDWIINGQKIFTTGAHEADYVWLACRTGSVESRHRGITILIVDTKDPGYSWTPIITCDGAHHTNATYFDNVRVPANMLVGEENKGWRLITTQLNHERVSLGPSGKIEQLYDRVHEWAQSRGVLAEADVRRSLGRIHAIARLNELLNWQVAATVDGDQATVIADASATKVYSTESLQEAGRLAEETVGHYGDPADPDTAELLTWLDRRTKQNLVVTFGGGVNEVMRELVASSGLKLPRVPR
- a CDS encoding acyl-CoA dehydrogenase family protein, which gives rise to MDFTRDEGQDAVAEVVVSLLEREPARDIELWPSLIETGLLSLALPERFGGDGMGLPEVSVLLTELAADAVAVPALPTLGFGLLPLLSGLPASVAERVYPEVAKGAVLTAALSERANPFVVKPETTAVSDGDTVRITGRKVAVPYAEQARWLLVPTNSGIALVDSDSMGLTLTPSPVSGGIPECSVRLDQVEIPAEQLLPGGIGELHRLAIASIGATADGLLKGALVLTAEHLRTRRQFNRPLAEFQAVAQQIADVYVVSRTLHAAAVSASWALAQSDSTPPHQERIDDDLDVLAYTVASELPAAMQKCHHLHGGLGVDVTHPMHRYYSQAKDIARWLGGESFRLDRLGARCSST